The following coding sequences are from one Longimicrobiales bacterium window:
- a CDS encoding VTT domain-containing protein codes for MSEDATRPGLVRRLYDWVLHWAETPYGVGALFLLAMAESSFFPIPPDPLLIALCLGAATKSLRFAAIATAASVIGGVIGYGIGAGGWQVLEPFFFQYVPGVSSHAFDRVQALYDRWDFWAIFFAGLTPIPYKVFTLSAGVFSINFGIFLIASVLSRGLRFFILAALIYKFGTPIAGFIDRYFNWLVTVFGVLLVAGFVLIKMVL; via the coding sequence GTGAGCGAAGACGCTACGCGTCCGGGCCTAGTCCGGCGCCTGTACGACTGGGTGTTGCACTGGGCTGAGACTCCCTACGGGGTAGGGGCGTTGTTCCTACTTGCGATGGCCGAATCGTCGTTTTTCCCGATTCCGCCAGATCCGCTCCTCATTGCGCTGTGTCTAGGCGCGGCCACGAAGTCCCTGCGTTTCGCTGCGATTGCGACAGCGGCGTCGGTGATCGGAGGTGTGATCGGGTACGGCATCGGGGCAGGAGGTTGGCAGGTTCTCGAGCCGTTCTTTTTCCAATACGTGCCCGGGGTGAGTTCGCATGCGTTTGACCGTGTCCAAGCGCTTTATGACCGTTGGGATTTCTGGGCGATTTTCTTCGCTGGATTAACACCGATCCCGTACAAGGTCTTCACGCTGTCTGCTGGTGTCTTCTCGATCAACTTCGGGATCTTCTTGATCGCCTCGGTACTGAGCCGTGGCCTGCGCTTCTTCATTCTGGCTGCGCTGATCTACAAGTTCGGGACGCCGATCGCTGGGTTCATTGATCGTTATTTCAATTGGCTTGTGACGGTCTTTGGCGTGTTACTGGTGGCTGGCTTCGTCTTGATCAAGATGGTGCTCTAG
- a CDS encoding protein-L-isoaspartate(D-aspartate) O-methyltransferase encodes MEPRSIDPIDDHRFVGYRRKLIEDIRARGIDDLETLQYFDMVPRHVFLPEGVWPRAYEDAPIPIGFGQTASQPSLQAYYLSLLKPTATEKVLEVGTGSGFLTALLALCSDRVYSVERIRELSSRARKALDVMSVQNVALLVGDGTIGWRKYQPFDVIVVSAGGPSIPGALVDQLADGGRMLIPVGSRDGQELVHVQKTGFLVTEDVVKDTVTFVPLLGQFAWKSEAG; translated from the coding sequence TTGGAACCTCGATCTATAGACCCGATCGATGACCATCGCTTCGTCGGATATCGACGGAAGCTGATCGAAGATATTCGTGCGCGCGGCATCGACGATCTCGAGACGCTTCAGTACTTCGATATGGTGCCCAGGCACGTGTTCTTGCCGGAGGGTGTTTGGCCGCGGGCGTATGAAGACGCGCCGATCCCCATCGGGTTCGGACAGACTGCATCGCAGCCGTCCCTACAGGCGTACTACCTGTCACTGCTGAAGCCGACGGCTACCGAGAAGGTCCTCGAGGTCGGAACCGGAAGCGGATTTCTCACCGCGCTACTCGCTCTTTGTTCGGACCGGGTCTATTCGGTAGAGCGAATCAGGGAGTTGTCCTCGCGGGCGCGGAAGGCGCTCGACGTGATGAGCGTGCAGAACGTCGCGCTCCTCGTCGGAGACGGGACGATTGGTTGGCGGAAGTATCAGCCATTCGACGTCATCGTTGTGTCGGCCGGTGGGCCATCGATCCCTGGCGCGCTGGTGGATCAACTCGCAGACGGCGGGCGCATGCTCATTCCCGTCGGCTCTCGGGACGGCCAAGAACTTGTCCATGTGCAGAAGACGGGCTTTCTCGTGACGGAAGACGTCGTAAAGGATACGGTCACATTTGTGCCCTTGTTGGGGCAATTCGCTTGGAAGTCGGAGGCGGGGTGA
- the surE gene encoding 5'/3'-nucleotidase SurE, with protein MKILCTNDDGYLATGIGVLASAASSLGVVTVVAPDREQSATSHSLTLHNPLRARRTPDGAYVVDGTPTDCVILAVNELLEDRPDVCVSGVNHGPNLGEDVLYSGTVAAAMEATVIGIPAIALSYVGRKHEELAGWEPVVRSVLESILRQDRFPEDTLFNVNLPSVDPSEVKGMKVTSLGRRRYADSITRANDPSGKEYFWIGGGDVIWRGDADSDFQAVEDGYVSVTPLHLDLTNYKLLEEIRAWNLDL; from the coding sequence ATGAAGATCCTCTGCACGAACGACGACGGGTACCTCGCCACCGGCATCGGTGTCCTCGCGTCGGCTGCATCGTCGCTCGGAGTCGTGACCGTCGTGGCTCCCGATCGTGAGCAAAGCGCCACGAGCCATTCGCTCACCCTGCACAACCCGCTGCGCGCGCGGCGCACTCCTGACGGCGCCTATGTCGTAGACGGTACGCCGACCGACTGTGTGATTCTCGCTGTGAACGAACTCCTCGAGGACCGCCCGGACGTCTGTGTATCGGGCGTGAACCATGGCCCGAACTTGGGCGAAGACGTGCTCTATTCGGGCACCGTGGCCGCGGCCATGGAGGCGACCGTGATCGGGATCCCCGCGATCGCTCTCTCTTACGTGGGCCGCAAGCACGAGGAGTTGGCCGGCTGGGAGCCGGTGGTCCGCTCCGTGCTGGAGTCGATTCTCCGTCAGGACCGATTCCCGGAAGACACGCTCTTCAACGTGAACCTGCCGAGTGTTGACCCATCCGAGGTAAAGGGGATGAAGGTGACTTCGCTCGGCCGACGCCGATATGCGGATTCCATCACGCGTGCCAACGATCCGAGCGGCAAAGAGTACTTCTGGATCGGTGGTGGGGATGTCATCTGGAGAGGGGATGCCGACTCTGACTTTCAAGCGGTGGAAGACGGCTATGTTTCAGTCACGCCACTGCACTTGGACCTAACCAACTACAAGCTTCTCGAGGAGATCCGCGCTTGGAACCTCGATCTATAG
- a CDS encoding MerR family transcriptional regulator gives MSEQEQSLRPVIAAWDPQMKKIRWRSPRGVVMNELIAKKVYYSIGEVCGLSGLKPHVLRYWESQFDVLNPTKNRAGNRVYRSKDIEVILLVKHLLYDEKYTIEGANKRLIEMRKSGELAEERQEVLRPEFLLSMKSELEALKNVLTPGSVLEDE, from the coding sequence ATGAGTGAACAAGAACAGTCCCTACGCCCAGTGATTGCGGCGTGGGATCCACAGATGAAGAAGATCCGTTGGCGTAGCCCCAGAGGAGTCGTGATGAACGAGTTGATCGCGAAGAAGGTGTACTACTCGATCGGAGAAGTCTGTGGCCTTTCGGGGCTCAAGCCCCACGTGCTCCGGTATTGGGAGTCTCAGTTCGACGTCCTGAATCCGACCAAGAACAGGGCCGGCAATCGCGTATATCGATCGAAAGACATCGAGGTGATTCTCCTCGTGAAGCACCTTCTCTACGACGAGAAGTACACGATCGAAGGTGCGAACAAGCGACTGATCGAGATGCGGAAGTCCGGCGAGCTGGCCGAAGAGCGCCAAGAGGTCCTCCGGCCCGAGTTCCTCTTGAGTATGAAGTCCGAGTTGGAGGCGCTGAAGAACGTGCTCACACCGGGTTCCGTCCTCGAAGACGAATAA
- a CDS encoding NAD(P)-dependent glycerol-3-phosphate dehydrogenase has protein sequence MSSLHKVAVLGAGAWGTALAALLSKCGHDVTMWSYEAGVAEAINTEHINPYLGQAVLPETLRATTDLAKAMDGATLVLSVSPSHFVRDVMTGAAKYMSDEALVVSASKGIELSTLLRMDQVLDEILPAQVMDRFCVLSGPSFATEVVSESPTAVVIAGRSAEAAAVAQLAFQTPYFRVYTNTDVVGVELGGALKNVMAVAAGITAGLGYGHNTMAALITRGLAETTRLGVAMGAEVSTFSGLAGMGDLVLTCTGSLSRNRTVGFRLGQGEPLEAILGDMTAVAEGLKAAEAVHDLSKQHGVEMPIAEQVYQIVHEGKSPAEALTDLMLRAPRPEKWS, from the coding sequence ATGAGTAGCCTGCATAAGGTTGCGGTTCTGGGGGCTGGAGCCTGGGGGACCGCACTCGCAGCGCTGCTCTCCAAGTGCGGGCACGATGTAACGATGTGGTCGTACGAGGCTGGTGTGGCTGAAGCCATCAATACCGAGCACATCAATCCCTACCTCGGCCAGGCGGTGCTTCCCGAGACCCTTCGAGCGACCACCGACCTCGCCAAGGCCATGGACGGGGCGACGCTCGTTCTCTCGGTTAGCCCGTCTCATTTCGTCCGAGATGTCATGACGGGGGCAGCGAAGTACATGTCGGACGAGGCACTTGTGGTCAGCGCTTCAAAGGGCATCGAGTTGTCGACGCTCCTGAGGATGGACCAAGTGTTGGATGAGATTCTCCCTGCTCAAGTCATGGATCGCTTCTGTGTGCTCTCCGGTCCGAGTTTTGCCACAGAGGTGGTATCCGAGTCGCCAACCGCCGTTGTCATTGCTGGTCGCAGTGCAGAGGCAGCCGCGGTCGCTCAGTTGGCGTTCCAGACCCCGTATTTTCGGGTATACACCAACACAGACGTCGTCGGCGTTGAGTTGGGTGGTGCGCTGAAGAACGTGATGGCGGTCGCAGCGGGCATTACAGCGGGCTTGGGGTACGGCCACAACACGATGGCTGCCCTGATCACGAGAGGACTCGCCGAGACGACTCGACTCGGGGTCGCTATGGGCGCTGAGGTGAGTACTTTCTCAGGACTGGCCGGAATGGGGGATCTAGTGCTGACGTGCACCGGATCCCTGAGCCGAAATCGTACCGTTGGGTTCCGGCTCGGCCAGGGAGAGCCCTTGGAAGCGATCCTCGGTGACATGACCGCGGTGGCCGAGGGCCTGAAGGCAGCCGAGGCGGTACATGACCTGTCCAAGCAGCACGGCGTTGAGATGCCGATCGCGGAGCAGGTCTACCAGATCGTACACGAAGGAAAGAGCCCCGCGGAGGCGCTTACGGACCTGATGCTTCGAGCGCCGAGACCGGAAAAGTGGTCATGA
- the plsY gene encoding glycerol-3-phosphate 1-O-acyltransferase PlsY: protein MTYALLALSYLLGATPTSYWVGRAFHGIDLREKGSGNLGATNAFRVMGARWALPVVIVDVAKGFVPVWFFADIAGVGFNWTLAFGTAAIFGHIFSMWVGFKGGKGVAASAGVFLAIAPWAVLGSFVVWILLTIPTGYVSLGSIGAAATLPIFVALVPHRGGVSVLWFTAALGLFVIWAHRSNVKRLFKGTENRFGSKKAAGAD, encoded by the coding sequence ATGACCTATGCGCTCCTAGCCCTCTCCTACCTGCTCGGCGCCACGCCGACCAGCTATTGGGTCGGGCGGGCGTTCCACGGCATTGATCTGCGCGAAAAGGGCTCGGGCAATCTCGGCGCGACCAACGCGTTCCGCGTGATGGGCGCGAGATGGGCGCTTCCGGTGGTAATCGTCGATGTGGCTAAGGGGTTCGTCCCGGTTTGGTTCTTCGCGGACATCGCTGGTGTTGGGTTCAACTGGACACTCGCTTTCGGGACCGCCGCGATCTTCGGGCACATCTTCTCGATGTGGGTCGGATTCAAGGGAGGGAAGGGAGTCGCCGCGAGCGCTGGCGTCTTCTTGGCAATCGCGCCCTGGGCTGTGCTTGGATCGTTCGTCGTGTGGATTCTCCTGACGATTCCGACCGGGTATGTGTCCCTCGGCAGCATCGGTGCAGCCGCGACCCTTCCGATTTTTGTGGCGCTTGTACCACACCGAGGCGGTGTTTCCGTGCTGTGGTTCACGGCCGCGCTGGGACTCTTCGTGATCTGGGCGCACAGATCGAACGTGAAACGCCTCTTCAAAGGCACGGAGAATCGATTTGGTTCAAAGAAAGCGGCAGGTGCAGACTAA
- the der gene encoding ribosome biogenesis GTPase Der, which translates to MSERLPVIAVVGRPNVGKSTFFNRVVGSRVAIVDDQPGVTRDRNFSKADWAGHHFFIVDTGGIVEDSDETMDKAIRQQAMLAVAEADVILFLVDTKEGVQPLDQKLAEVLRKTQTPVLLVANKADNLPYNQDHQEFWSLGIGEPIPVSALSGKGSGDLLDLVLEAIPEGAAEVYEEDTIRVAVVGKPNVGKSSFVNRLIGEERVVVSEVAGTTRDPIDTPFKYHGKNMVFVDTAGLRRQSKVKDNVEYYSTIRTERVVYGSDVCVVLIDSSDEELHAQDVKIIRTAWEAGKAVILLANKWDLVEKDTMTSIDFSKKIQARVPFLKWVPIVFVSALSGQRVRKCLDMILEVHEERHRRIDTSEVNRVLEKLLFRQPPPLHRGHRVKIKYGTQVTVRPPTFAIFTNYPKALPDSYIRFLQSGFRHAWSFMGTPIRLRPRAGKDRHDKE; encoded by the coding sequence ATGAGCGAGCGGCTCCCTGTAATCGCAGTTGTTGGTCGCCCTAATGTGGGCAAATCGACTTTCTTCAATCGGGTGGTTGGATCGCGGGTTGCGATCGTGGACGATCAGCCTGGTGTCACGCGCGACCGGAACTTCTCCAAGGCCGACTGGGCCGGGCATCACTTCTTCATTGTCGACACCGGCGGGATTGTGGAAGACAGTGACGAGACCATGGACAAGGCGATCCGCCAGCAGGCGATGCTGGCGGTGGCTGAAGCCGACGTGATCCTTTTCTTGGTCGATACGAAAGAAGGCGTGCAGCCGCTCGACCAAAAGCTGGCCGAGGTCCTGCGCAAGACACAGACGCCCGTTCTGCTCGTGGCCAACAAGGCGGACAACCTCCCCTACAACCAGGACCACCAGGAGTTCTGGTCGCTCGGGATCGGTGAGCCGATTCCGGTGAGCGCCCTGTCTGGTAAGGGGTCTGGAGATCTGCTGGACTTGGTGCTCGAGGCCATCCCTGAGGGAGCCGCTGAGGTTTACGAGGAAGACACGATCCGTGTCGCGGTGGTCGGGAAGCCGAACGTTGGGAAGTCGAGTTTTGTGAATCGGCTCATCGGGGAAGAACGGGTCGTCGTGTCCGAGGTGGCCGGCACCACGCGGGACCCGATCGATACGCCGTTCAAATACCACGGTAAGAACATGGTCTTCGTGGATACGGCGGGTCTTCGGCGACAGTCCAAGGTGAAGGACAACGTCGAGTACTACTCGACCATCCGGACCGAGCGCGTGGTGTACGGGTCTGATGTGTGCGTCGTGTTGATCGACTCCAGTGACGAGGAACTACACGCCCAGGACGTCAAGATCATTCGGACCGCGTGGGAGGCTGGGAAAGCGGTGATCCTCTTGGCAAACAAGTGGGATCTTGTGGAGAAGGACACGATGACGTCGATCGATTTCTCGAAGAAGATCCAGGCGCGAGTTCCCTTCCTCAAATGGGTTCCGATCGTGTTCGTGTCGGCGCTTTCTGGGCAGCGCGTCAGGAAGTGTCTCGACATGATTCTCGAGGTGCACGAGGAGCGGCATCGGAGGATTGACACGTCCGAAGTGAACCGGGTGCTCGAGAAGCTCCTGTTCCGTCAGCCGCCGCCGCTTCACCGTGGGCATCGGGTGAAGATCAAGTACGGTACGCAGGTGACTGTTCGTCCGCCGACCTTCGCGATTTTCACGAACTACCCGAAGGCGTTGCCAGACAGCTACATTCGCTTCCTTCAAAGCGGGTTCCGGCACGCTTGGTCGTTCATGGGGACCCCGATCCGCTTGCGTCCCCGCGCCGGTAAGGACCGCCACGACAAGGAATAG